GATGGCGAATAAAGGCTACTACGTGGTTTTTGTCAATCCGCGCGGTAGCGACGGCTATAGCGAAGACTTCGCGCTTAGAGTCCTCGAAAGGACAGGTCTGGAGGACTTTGAGGATATTCTCAACGGCATCGAGGAGTTCTTTAAGCTCGAGCCGCAAGCGGATAAGGAGCGCGTTGGAATAACAGGCATAAGCTACGGCGGTTTCATGACGAACTGGGCTCTAACGCAGAGCGACCTTTTCAAGGCGGGAATAAGTGAAAACGGCATAAGCTACTGGCTGACGAGCTACGCCTTCTCGGACATAGGCCTCTGGTACGACGTGGAAGTGATAGGCCCCAACCCGTTCGAAAACGATAACTACCGCAAATTAAGCCCACTATTCTACGCGAAGAACGTTAAGGCTCCACTCTTGTTGATTCACAGCCTCCAGGACTACCGCTGTCCCCTCGACCAGAGCCTAATGTTCTACAACGTGCTCAGGGACATGGGCAAGGAGGCCTACATAGCCGTCTTCAAGCGCGGTGCACACGGGCACAGCATAAGGGGGAGTCCAAAACACCGTTCGAAGCGCTATAAGCTCTTCGTCGAGTTCTTCGAGAGGAAGCTGAGGAAGTATGAGGAGGGCTTCGACGTTGAGATGGTTCTAAAATGATTTCCATTTCTACAGTCTTTTTCGAAAATTTTTTTAAATTTACCGATATTTATCGAAAAACTTATAAAAGCTGAAGGGTTTTAACGTCCATGGTCGCAAGGTTTAGGGTTTTTGGCGTAGGAAATGACTTGGTCTTTGAGAGGAGCGTGGAGGTTGACTCTAGGATAAGCCCGGGTGTTTTTGAGTTCACGGTTGGGAAACCTTGGAACAGGTTGGAAGAGCTCGCATATCTTAGAACCGTTGCTGAGGAAGTCTTTGAAGGGCTCGCCGTCGTTGGTTTGGCCTATGGGGAGCCAAAGACCTATCTAGGCACTTTTGAGGACGTTGAAACCGGCAAAAGGTACTCGGGTTTTCTTGCTACTGTCCCCGATGAGTCCCTCAAGGTTCTGACCGTTAGGTTGGGTTCGGTTGAACTTGAGTCGTCGAGTGTCTACGCAATCAGGCGGGAAGTTCGCTCCGATGTGATGTTTTCAGAGGAACTAAAGCCCGGAACCAGGGTTGCCTTTAGGGGCTTTGTTCTCGTATGATGGAAGGTTTCCTCGCCACAACGCCGAGGGCTTCCTCAACGCGCTTAACTCCAACGAAGCCTGCCTTCCTGAGGCGTTTCATAACGCCTTTTTGCAGGTCTTTCCTTCTGTATTTCCTCCCCGGGTTGCCGACGTAGTGGAAAAGCCTTCCTCCGGGCTTTAAAATCCTGAAAAGCTCGCGGTAGAACTCCTCCGAATAGAGCTGTCCAGCCAGCGAGAAGCGCGGTGGGTCGTGGATTACCACGTCAAAGCTCTCATCGTTGAACTTCCTTACAACCTCAAAGGCGTCTCCCAGGATAATCTGTATCTTTCCACCTGTGAAGAGCTCCCTGCTCCACGGGTTTATTCTCGCGAGTTCAATCACGTTGGGGTCCTTTTCAATAGTTATAACGTACGCCCCCCGCTTTGAGGCCTCTATAGCAGTGTAACCCAGCCCCATGCAGGTGTCCAGAACCGTTTCACCTTCCTTCGGCTTCACCGTGTTCACTTTGTTCCTCGTGTCCTGAAGGGGGTTTACCTCCTTCGTGCGATGCATCCTTATGCCGTTTATCTCTATCGTCGGCGGAATCGTCGGGACGAGCTTGTAGAAACCCTTACCCGTTATCGCCGCCTTGTAAACTCTCCCGTTTTTGATGAAGTACACGCTCTTATCGTCCCTCGCTATTTTTTCGATTACCTCCTTCGGAACCCTCGTGCCGTCTGGGAATACGAACTCGTTTCCATCCCTATCTATCATCCACGTTCTGTTGGTCTTCCTGAGGTCGAGGTTGAGCTTTACAGGGCCATTGAAAAGCAGGAGTCTTCTCGCATCCGGGGACGTTAAAAAGTACGCATCCATACCCTTCCCTCGCCCGGGTTGGGACATCTTTTTATATAGTTTTGCCCCAATCGTTTATAAGTGGGAGGATGATAGGATGAGAGCCAGCGAGAGGGTTCGCACCGGAATTCCTGGCTTTGATGAGCTCATCGAGGGGGGCTTTATTCCAGGAAAGGCCTACCTCGTTACTGGGCCTCCTGGAAGCGGAAAGACAACTTTCGCCATGCAGTTTTTGGTTGAGGGGGCTAGGAACGGCGAGAGAGTGGCTTACATCTCACTCGTTCACAACCCTGAGGAGGTCGTCAAGGACTTCGAGCGCTTTGACCCCGAGGTCAGGGACCACATAGCCCGCGGGAACCTCATTCTCTATGACCTTGGAAAGGAACTTTGGGGCTCGACCGCCAAGCCACCCCAGTGGAGTAGCGTCATGTTCAGGATAAAGGATTTGGCGAGGGAAGCCAAAATTTCGCGTCTCGCTATAGACCCTCTGACTGCCATAGACTTTCCGACGACCGACCCAGCTGAGAAGAGGGCGGAACTGGCAACGTTTTTGAGGACGATTGAGAGCCTTGGCATAACGAGCATTCTCGTTGCAGAGTTCACTGAGCTCGACCGCTATACCGAGGAGCACTACCTCGTTGACGGCGTCATAATGCTTCACTACTACCTCGATGGCGTTAAAATGGTTAGGGCTATCCAGGTTCTCAAGATGCGCAGGACCAACCACGAGACGAGAATGTATCGTGTTGAATTTGGCTCACGGGGACTCTCTATCAGGGGGCCGCTAATATGAGGAGACGCTTCCGTAGTAAACCTGTAACACTCGCCGAAATACTATCGGAGAAGAACCCCGTTAGAAAGGCTTACCTCCTCGGATACTTCTTTGGCTATGCCGGGCATTTGGCTTGGAGTGGCTGGTCGAGGGAACTTAAAGAGCACGTTTTCAGGGATGCAGAAAGGAGAAACGTTTTTCCCCAGGCATTTAAAGCATTTAAAAAAGGCCGGGCTGAGGGAGCCTCCGACAAGGAACTAGACATAATGTTCGGCGTATATAGGCCTCCAGTCCTTGAGGCCGAACTGAGCACGGAGTCATTTCGCTCAACGTTCGAGCGCTCCAGGGTTCTCGGGATGCTCTCCGTTAAACTGACCGGTGAAACCAGATTCCTTGGCTTCGTAAAATTTTCAAACAGCAGGAGCCATTTGAGGCTGCCTTCTTTCCTCAGGAGACCTTAGGTTATTCTTTCAAAAACCCTCTCGAAGTTCTTGAAGGTTATTGCCTTAACCTCTTTCTCGCTGAACTTTTCCTTGAGCTTTTTAACCAGCGCGGGAATCTTCGATTCATCCTCAAATCCCTCAACGCTCTTCCCGCTCCAGCCCTTGAGATAGTAGACGAAGTCGAAGCCGAGGCCAACGTGCCTATAACCGATGAGGTCGGCCATGTAAGTGATATGCTCCAGGTACTTATCGAGCGTTGGCTTTTCGTTGTCCACGAAGCCCGGTATCGCAACGGCCCCAACAACGCCGTCCCTTTCGGCTATCGCCTTCAACTGCTCGTCCGTCAGGTTTCTCCTGTTGTCGCAGAGCTTCCTCGCGTTGGAGTGTGACGCTATGACAGGGAAGGAGGTAACATCGAGAGCGTCCCAGAAGCCGGCTTCGTTGATGTGGCTTAAATCTACAACTATACCGAGTTCCTCTGCCTTACCAATCACTTCGACACCGAAGTTTGTAAGCCCGCCGTTGGTTCTCTCGAAGACGCCGTCGCCTATAGCATTTCTTAGGCTCCACGTTAGGGTTAGAACCCTAAGGCCGAGGCGATAGAAGACTTCCAGAAGGTCGAGGCTCTCGCCTATCGGTTCCCCGCCTTCGAGGCCGAGCCATAGGGCAGTCTTTCCCTCTTCAATTACCTTCTTCATCTCTCCAACGTTCCCCACGAGCTCGAAGCGCTCGCTTTCTTCCAAATCCCT
The window above is part of the Thermococcus sp. genome. Proteins encoded here:
- a CDS encoding methyltransferase domain-containing protein; the protein is MDAYFLTSPDARRLLLFNGPVKLNLDLRKTNRTWMIDRDGNEFVFPDGTRVPKEVIEKIARDDKSVYFIKNGRVYKAAITGKGFYKLVPTIPPTIEINGIRMHRTKEVNPLQDTRNKVNTVKPKEGETVLDTCMGLGYTAIEASKRGAYVITIEKDPNVIELARINPWSRELFTGGKIQIILGDAFEVVRKFNDESFDVVIHDPPRFSLAGQLYSEEFYRELFRILKPGGRLFHYVGNPGRKYRRKDLQKGVMKRLRKAGFVGVKRVEEALGVVARKPSIIREQSP
- a CDS encoding RAD55 family ATPase, whose amino-acid sequence is MRASERVRTGIPGFDELIEGGFIPGKAYLVTGPPGSGKTTFAMQFLVEGARNGERVAYISLVHNPEEVVKDFERFDPEVRDHIARGNLILYDLGKELWGSTAKPPQWSSVMFRIKDLAREAKISRLAIDPLTAIDFPTTDPAEKRAELATFLRTIESLGITSILVAEFTELDRYTEEHYLVDGVIMLHYYLDGVKMVRAIQVLKMRRTNHETRMYRVEFGSRGLSIRGPLI
- a CDS encoding dipeptidase; protein product: MIFDAHSDLPTFIYDERKAGKTRVLEDNYGKFFNGWVSSRVMAIWTRPDKRKEATVYGLEVLNAFLRDLEESERFELVGNVGEMKKVIEEGKTALWLGLEGGEPIGESLDLLEVFYRLGLRVLTLTWSLRNAIGDGVFERTNGGLTNFGVEVIGKAEELGIVVDLSHINEAGFWDALDVTSFPVIASHSNARKLCDNRRNLTDEQLKAIAERDGVVGAVAIPGFVDNEKPTLDKYLEHITYMADLIGYRHVGLGFDFVYYLKGWSGKSVEGFEDESKIPALVKKLKEKFSEKEVKAITFKNFERVFERIT